The following proteins are co-located in the Streptomyces bottropensis ATCC 25435 genome:
- the corA gene encoding magnesium/cobalt transporter CorA, with translation MIVDCAVYHDGHRTEGPEDLSDALAAARASGGFVWIGLHEPSEKEFALVTEEFALHPLAVEDALKAHQRPKLEVYDDSLFMVLKPVGYEPSTDTVTTGEVMVFLGHAFVVTVRHGEGSPLGVVRTRLEREPELLGKGPTSVLYAITDATVDHYLDVATELQTDLEELEAEVFSPDVGGSRNTASRIYTFKRQVLEFRRATGPLAAPLNRLSSTGNPAAAVPFVDEKAQPFFRDVNDHLTRVNESVEGLDRLVSDILSAHLAQMSVRQNDDMRKISAWAAMAAIPTMAAGVYGMNFEHMPELRWTWSYPALMALMVVTEVLVFRLFKRRGWL, from the coding sequence GTGATCGTCGACTGTGCCGTCTACCACGACGGGCACCGCACCGAGGGACCCGAGGACCTCTCCGACGCCCTGGCCGCGGCCCGTGCCTCGGGCGGCTTCGTGTGGATCGGTCTGCACGAGCCCTCGGAGAAGGAGTTCGCCCTGGTCACAGAGGAGTTCGCGTTGCATCCTCTGGCCGTCGAGGACGCGCTGAAGGCGCACCAGCGGCCCAAGCTGGAGGTGTACGACGATTCGCTGTTCATGGTCCTCAAACCGGTCGGGTACGAGCCGTCCACCGACACCGTGACCACCGGGGAGGTGATGGTCTTCCTCGGCCACGCCTTCGTGGTGACCGTGCGCCACGGCGAGGGCTCGCCCCTGGGCGTCGTCCGCACCCGGCTGGAACGGGAGCCCGAACTGCTCGGCAAGGGGCCCACCTCCGTGCTGTACGCGATCACGGACGCCACGGTCGACCACTACCTGGACGTGGCGACCGAACTCCAGACGGACCTGGAGGAGCTGGAGGCGGAGGTCTTCTCGCCCGACGTCGGCGGCTCCCGGAACACCGCCTCCCGCATCTACACCTTCAAGCGCCAGGTCCTGGAGTTCCGCCGGGCGACCGGCCCCCTCGCCGCACCGCTCAACCGGCTCTCCTCCACGGGCAACCCCGCGGCCGCGGTGCCCTTCGTCGACGAGAAGGCCCAGCCCTTCTTCCGTGACGTCAACGACCACCTCACCCGCGTCAACGAGTCCGTCGAGGGACTGGACCGGCTGGTCTCCGACATCCTCTCCGCGCACCTGGCGCAGATGAGCGTCCGGCAGAACGACGACATGCGGAAGATCTCGGCCTGGGCGGCCATGGCCGCGATCCCGACCATGGCCGCCGGTGTCTACGGCATGAACTTCGAGCACATGCCGGAACTGCGCTGGACGTGGTCCTATCCGGCACTGATGGCGCTGATGGTCGTGACGGAGGTGCTGGTGTTCCGGCTGTTCAAGCGCCGGGGCTGGCTGTAG
- a CDS encoding histidine phosphatase family protein — translation MPTLILVRHGRSTANTEGVLAGWTPGIALDERGAAQAAALPGRLDGLPIAEIVTSPLQRCQETIRPLLDARPGLSPHTDDRIGECHYGDWSGRKLAELMDEPLMQVVQTYPTAAEFPGGESMRAMQHRAAEAVREWNARVEREHGADAVYVMCSHGDIIKSLVADALGLHLDLFQRISVEPCSITAIRYTRLRPFLVRLGDTGDFASLAPHEQPPSGDATVGGGAGAP, via the coding sequence ATGCCCACGTTGATCCTTGTCCGGCACGGACGTTCCACCGCCAACACCGAGGGCGTGCTCGCCGGGTGGACGCCCGGGATCGCGCTCGACGAGCGGGGGGCGGCGCAGGCCGCGGCGCTGCCCGGTCGCCTCGACGGGCTGCCGATCGCCGAGATCGTCACCAGCCCGCTCCAGCGCTGCCAGGAGACGATCCGCCCCCTCCTCGACGCCCGGCCCGGCCTCAGCCCGCACACCGACGACCGCATCGGCGAGTGCCACTACGGCGACTGGTCGGGCCGCAAGCTCGCCGAACTGATGGACGAGCCGCTGATGCAGGTCGTCCAGACGTACCCGACGGCGGCCGAGTTCCCGGGCGGCGAGTCGATGCGGGCCATGCAGCATCGGGCCGCCGAGGCGGTGCGGGAGTGGAACGCGCGCGTGGAGCGCGAGCACGGGGCCGACGCCGTGTATGTGATGTGCTCGCACGGCGACATCATCAAGTCGCTCGTCGCGGACGCACTCGGACTTCATCTGGACCTCTTCCAGCGGATCTCTGTCGAACCGTGTTCCATCACCGCGATCCGTTACACCCGGCTCAGGCCGTTTCTCGTCCGTCTCGGCGACACCGGGGACTTCGCGTCCCTGGCGCCGCACGAGCAGCCCCCGAGCGGTGACGCGACCGTCGGGGGCGGTGCGGGGGCACCGTGA
- a CDS encoding DUF3090 domain-containing protein — MSRQVFLYDPPDRFVAGTVGLPGRRTFFLQASSGQRVTSVALEKTQVAALAERMDELLDEVVRRSGGSAAVPAVAPAEVSDTAPLEAPVEEEFRVGTMALAWDGDEERMIVEAQALVELDADSEEDLAEAEERMLQDEENGPPMLRVRLTGSQARAFAKRALDVVNAGRPPCPLCSLPLDPEGHVCPRQNGYRRGA, encoded by the coding sequence GTGTCCCGTCAGGTGTTCCTCTACGACCCCCCGGACCGCTTCGTGGCCGGTACGGTCGGGCTGCCCGGGCGCCGGACCTTCTTCCTGCAGGCCTCCTCCGGGCAGCGTGTCACCAGTGTCGCCCTGGAGAAGACCCAGGTCGCCGCGCTCGCCGAGCGCATGGACGAGCTGCTCGACGAGGTCGTGCGGCGCAGCGGCGGAAGCGCCGCGGTGCCGGCCGTCGCCCCCGCCGAGGTGTCGGACACGGCGCCGCTGGAGGCCCCCGTCGAGGAGGAGTTCCGGGTCGGCACCATGGCGCTGGCCTGGGACGGCGACGAGGAGCGGATGATCGTCGAGGCCCAGGCCCTGGTCGAGCTGGACGCCGACTCCGAGGAGGACCTGGCCGAGGCGGAGGAGCGGATGCTCCAGGACGAGGAGAACGGCCCGCCGATGCTCCGCGTCCGCCTCACCGGTTCCCAGGCCCGTGCCTTCGCCAAGCGTGCTCTCGACGTCGTCAACGCGGGGCGGCCGCCGTGCCCGCTGTGCAGTCTGCCGCTCGATCCGGAGGGACACGTATGTCCGCGCCAGAACGGATACCGGCGGGGGGCGTGA
- a CDS encoding SCO1664 family protein yields MSAPERIPAGGVTSSASAASAGSSSPDLPSVELLAEGELTVRGQVREASNAVLYCTVSHEGREAACVYKPVAGERPLWDFPDGTLAQREVAAYEVSEATGWGLVPPTVLRDGPYGQGMCQLWIEGEAGSELLALVEGEEAGEGWKAVGFAEVGDGETALLVHADDRRLRRLAVLDAVVNNADRKGGHLLPAPGERLYGIDHGVTFNVENKLRTLLWGWAGEPLTEEAVEVLGRLRDALAEGGPLAAKLVALITPAELDATRERVAALLESGRHPEPSGEWPAIPWPPV; encoded by the coding sequence ATGTCCGCGCCAGAACGGATACCGGCGGGGGGCGTGACCTCCTCCGCCTCCGCTGCCTCCGCCGGCTCGTCGTCGCCCGACCTGCCGTCCGTCGAGCTGCTCGCCGAGGGCGAGTTGACCGTGCGCGGGCAGGTGCGGGAGGCGTCCAACGCGGTGCTGTACTGCACGGTCTCCCACGAGGGCCGGGAGGCCGCCTGCGTCTACAAGCCCGTCGCCGGGGAGCGGCCCCTGTGGGACTTCCCCGACGGCACGCTCGCGCAGCGGGAGGTCGCCGCGTACGAGGTGTCCGAGGCGACCGGCTGGGGGCTGGTCCCGCCCACCGTGCTGCGCGACGGGCCCTACGGCCAGGGCATGTGCCAGCTGTGGATCGAGGGCGAGGCCGGTTCCGAACTGCTGGCCCTCGTGGAGGGCGAGGAGGCCGGGGAGGGCTGGAAGGCCGTCGGCTTCGCGGAGGTCGGGGACGGCGAGACCGCGCTCCTCGTGCACGCCGACGACCGGCGGCTGCGACGGCTCGCCGTGCTCGACGCGGTCGTCAACAACGCCGACCGCAAGGGCGGGCATCTCCTGCCGGCCCCCGGGGAGCGGTTGTACGGCATCGACCACGGGGTGACCTTCAACGTCGAGAACAAGCTGCGGACACTGCTGTGGGGGTGGGCGGGGGAACCGCTCACCGAGGAGGCCGTCGAGGTGCTGGGCCGGCTGCGGGACGCACTGGCCGAGGGCGGACCGCTGGCCGCGAAGCTGGTCGCGTTGATCACACCGGCCGAGCTGGACGCCACGCGGGAGCGGGTGGCCGCGTTGCTGGAGAGCGGACGCCACCCGGAGCCGAGCGGCGAGTGGCCGGCGATCCCCTGGCCCCCGGTCTGA